From the genome of Capricornis sumatraensis isolate serow.1 chromosome 17, serow.2, whole genome shotgun sequence, one region includes:
- the SNAP29 gene encoding synaptosomal-associated protein 29 translates to MSAYPRSYNPFDEDAEDEDARPAPWSNSRDLADGPGAPADRQQALRQEVLRRAEATAASTGRSLSLLYESERVGVDSAEELVRQRGALERTEKMVDKMEQDLRTSQKHISSIKSVFGGLVNYFRSKPAETPPAQNGTLTAQPSGRLKEAISSSKEQEARYQASHPNLRKLRDSDSVPGGAGSAVSSEAYPQNPHLRACHQRIDSNLDELSVGLGRLKDIALGIQTEIDEQDDILDRLTTKVDKLDVSITSTERKVRQL, encoded by the exons ATGTCAGCCTACCCCCGGAGCTACAACCCTTTCGACGAGGACGCGGAGGACGAGGACGCCCGGCCGGCGCCGTGGTCGAACAGCCGCGACCTCGCGGACGGGCCCGGCGCGCCCGCCGACCGGCAGCAGGCCCTGCGGCAGGAGGTGCTGCGCCGCGCGGAGGCCACGGCAGCCAGCACCGGCAGGTCCCTGTCGCTCCTGTACGAGTCCGAGAGGGTCGGGGTCGACTCCGCCGAG GAGCTCGTGCGCCAGCGAGGGGCCTTGGAGCGCACGGAGAAGATGGTGGACAAGATGGAGCAGGACCTGAGGACCAGCCAGAAGCACATCAGCTCCATCAAGAGTGTGTTTGGGGGGCTCGTCAATTACTTCAGGTCCAAACCCGCTGAGACCCCGCCTGCGCAGAACGGCACGCTCACCGCCCAGCCCAGTGGCAG GTTGAAGGAGGCCATCAGCTCCAGTAAAGAGCAGGAGGCACGGTACCAGGCCAGCCACCCGAACCTCCGGAAGCTCCGGGACTCAG ACTCCGTCCCTGGAGGGGCCGGTTCAGCTGTGAGCTCCGAGGCCTACCCGCAGAACCCGCACCTTCGCGCCTGTCACCAGAGGATCGACAGCAACCTCG ATGAGCTGTCCGTGGGCCTGGGCCGGCTGAAGGACATCGCGCTGGGGATACAGACAGAGATTGACGAGCAGGACGACATCCTCGACCGCCTCACAACCAAGGTGGACAAGCTAGACGTCAGCATCACCAGCACCGAGAGGAAGGTGCGGCAGCTCTGA